GCATACCCGTAGTAACGTTCGTAAAAGGAACGCTGAGCGGCCTGGCTACCACGCCGGCAATCGTTGAGCAGCTGTGCTAGTTGTGAGTCGGTCACCCGCCTTAAGCTTAATTACACTTGGTGTAGGTATACACCGTGATCATCACATCTGGTTGCTGTGTACCACTGGCCGAATTGGTCGTTGTGGCCGTGGACCTGGTTACGTACCCCTGGTCGTTGAGCACATGAACCGTAGTGGTTCGATTTGACTGGTATACCGTGTTATTCTGCTGTCGATTGATCTGAAACTGGCGATAGTCAGTGGCTAACCCCGGTTCACCGTAGGGCGGCCGAGTCCGGGGATGTCCTTTGAAAGCCGGTAGGCTTTGCTCAGCGGTAAGCCCCGCCTGCCAGGTCTGCGTATAATAGCTGCTTACTGTATCATTGATCAGTTCACGGTGCTCGATTGGCCGACGCTGCTCATCGTACTGACGTAGCTGCGTCAGATTGTGAACCGTATTGGCTGGTCCCTCGGTACCGGGGAAAAACGCTTTGGTAATGAGTCCGTTAGTCACTGTAAACTGGTTTGGATTGCTAGAATAGGATGTCATCAGGCCATTCTGGTAAGTGATCGGCTGATTTTGGTCAACAGTCTGGCGCACGAGCTGCCCCGATGCGTCATAGTCGTACTGGCAATGGCTGACGTTACGCTGTTGCTGCGTACCACTATTGGTGGTTGAACTGGTTAAGTCCGTCAGTTGATAGCTGACCAGACGACCATTGCTATAGGTGTACTCCGTCGTTGCTGCGTATTGATAGTCGGTAGTTCGGTTAGCAACGATTGACTGGTCCTGGGTGAGCAGTTGCTTTCGGATCAGAAAGTTGTTGGCATCATAGCTGAAGGTCTCGGTTGTAGCAGACGATTGACTAGCCATCGTTCCGCTTTGATACCGGCTGGTTTTCGTTATCCGCAGCAGATTATCGGCCGCATCGTAGGCATACTGGGTCTGGCTTGTTCCCTCGGTATTTGCGTTCTTAACTGTGCTGACAATCTGCTGGATACGACAGGTATTCTGACCGGAATCGACTCCGTCTGCCGGAGGTGAACATCGGCTGTTAAGCAGGCTAACCATCAGGCAGATCAGCAACAGGCAAGGGGTAAACGGGGTCGTTTTCATAGGCCGTTAAGAGTCAGGCTTAGATCGAGCTAAGCCGTTTTCTTCTAGACGACTCGCTCGCTAAAAACGCTGGCAACAAGGCAACTTTTTTTCACAGGGGTTGGGTAGCCAGTTCTACGACGACCTACTCCTACACTGCCCGGTCAGCAGACCTTGTTCGCTGGTAGCTGTTTTGGGGAACGGTTAATCGAATCGCCCATGCAGGGTGGCAGAGTGATAACCCATTTGGGGTACGCATAAAAAATCTTAACCTGTGTAAATAGCCTAGTGGTGGAATAGTTACACATGTCTTAAAGAAACGCTCCTTGATGAGACGGCTTACCATATCTCATGTTGAAGAATCTTTTTAAAGCTAAGTAGACACCTACTCAAGATTCTGGGTAATTGAGATTACAGTCGCAGTACTTAGTGAGCTTGTATCATACTGAAAGTTGAAAACAAATATATGAGCTATAGATTCTTTTCTATAGCTCATATATTTGTTAATATTGAGCTATAGAAAAGAATCTATAGCTCATGAAATGGATTTGGCAGCTACCGCAGTGGCCACAGTTCACATTTGATTTAACAAAGTTTACCCACTTTGAGAGGGAATTTCATCGGAATGCAGGGGTGATCATCGGATCATTAGCTGCAGTTTCTGCCGATGAAGTCAATGAATTACGGGTAACTTTACTAAGTGATGAAGCACTTGACACCTCAAAAATTGAAGGAGAGATCTTAGACCGGGACTCCGTTCAGTCATCGATTCGCAAACAGTTAGGCTTACAAACGGATGGGAGAAGAGCGGGTCCAAAAGAAACAGGTGTTGCTCAGATGATGGTTGACGTAGTCAAAAGCTATCAGGAGCCACTTACCCGAGAACGTCTTTTTTTGTGGCATAAAATGATCATGAATGGCCGAATTGATCTAGAAACGATTGGCGGTTACAGGACCCATGCCGACCCCATGCAAATCGTATCAGGTCGTTTAGACATGCCTAAGGTATTCTATGAAGCTCCTCCATCCGATCGTGTAGACGTGGAGATGAATCAATACATCGATTGGTTTAATCGGGCATTTGAAGCACAAATACCAACGGTTATTCATGCGGGTATAGCCCATTTATATTTTGAATTGATCCATCCCTTTGAGGATGGAAATGGGCGCATAGGCCGTATCATTGCCGAGAAAGCACTGGCCATCGGGGCCAGACAAACGTTGATTACCTCCTTATCCAGTACGATCGAGCGAGACAAAAAAGCCTATTACCAGGCTTTAGAGCAGGCAAATACCTCTTTGGACATCACGGAATGGCTGATCTATTTTTCCAAAAAGATTCTGGAAGCCCAAGTTTATGTTCAGGAAATGATAACTTTTATTGTCGACAAGGCTCGGTACTTTGAAACCTACAGTGCCCAGTTGAATGATCGACAGGCTAAAGTAGCGTTACGTTTATTCCAGGAAGGGCTATCTGGCTTCAAAGGAGGCTTAAGCGCTGAAAACTATATTCGTATTACCAAAACCTCAAGAGCTACAGCCACCCGGGATCTAGCCGAGATGGTTGACATCGGTGCCTTAAAGAAGCAAGGAAAGCTACGACATACACGCTATTATCTTCCTTTACAGGACGTAGCTGAAAAAGAGCCATAGCTTTAGCTGGTAGACCAGTATTCTTTAGTCGATACCCTTACACAATGGTTTAAATGGGGTAGCGGACCTTAAGTTAGTCGGTACAGATCAAACAGCCATCACAAAATAGAACCGTCTCACAAAAGCACCTCACAATGGGCTGAGGAGTTTTGTATAAATCTGCTTCTTCTATGGGGCGATGGCAGATCGTTATTTGAAAAGATGCAACCAACTAATCACTAATCGCATCTCCTTAAAAACAATCTACATCAGTGCCTACTATTGTGGCAGATTGACCGACGGTTGGCCGCTGCGGTTCGAATACTTTTTTGCTATGCCCGTGTCTCAACGGCACTCGCTAAAAGAGCTCTTTACGCTGGTCGATGATTTTCAAAGCAAAGGCATCGGATTTCGCAGTCTGAATGATACCGTGCCACGGTGGCTATTGATACTACCACTGCGCAAGGTCGGTTAGTGTTCAACCTATT
The genomic region above belongs to Spirosoma agri and contains:
- a CDS encoding Fic family protein, with protein sequence MKWIWQLPQWPQFTFDLTKFTHFEREFHRNAGVIIGSLAAVSADEVNELRVTLLSDEALDTSKIEGEILDRDSVQSSIRKQLGLQTDGRRAGPKETGVAQMMVDVVKSYQEPLTRERLFLWHKMIMNGRIDLETIGGYRTHADPMQIVSGRLDMPKVFYEAPPSDRVDVEMNQYIDWFNRAFEAQIPTVIHAGIAHLYFELIHPFEDGNGRIGRIIAEKALAIGARQTLITSLSSTIERDKKAYYQALEQANTSLDITEWLIYFSKKILEAQVYVQEMITFIVDKARYFETYSAQLNDRQAKVALRLFQEGLSGFKGGLSAENYIRITKTSRATATRDLAEMVDIGALKKQGKLRHTRYYLPLQDVAEKEP
- a CDS encoding recombinase family protein — protein: MPVSQRHSLKELFTLVDDFQSKGIGFRSLNDTVPRWLLILPLRKVG